From Methanocella paludicola SANAE, a single genomic window includes:
- a CDS encoding glycosyltransferase family 2 protein — translation MNNIVLASGILPDSTADIQVRDKKTVGIIYHQLNYLTIGSTVLSVRNYVDEVYVIVNGGDPRIVSLATSAGANIVHKAETPYVRLIKTIATDSKADLLIALYGDGSHNPDKIPEFIDNINKGFDFVIGPKTYTYGHNVNETILYLNNKGPRTGNSGIIACSVKCFDRIKTDFVMDISSDISEQLAARFESAGLIINRLDSNGDENFDLFSLYKIAVVVPAYNEEILIGETLQDIPKYVYRIYVIDDGSKDYTWDVINSFKDSRIVPIKHEVNKGVGAAIITGYKRALQDNMDIVAIMAGDNQMDPKQLPRLLMPIIEREADYTKGNRLISKDFRQGMSKWRSFGNFILTMLTKIASGYWHIMDPQNGYTAISRQALESMDLDTVYTYYGYCNDLLVKLNTYGMRTVDVVMPSRYGRERSKIKYSRYIRKVSPMLFRGFLWRLKTKYILLDFNPLVLFYAASMITLPIGVFFCFWILIVKIMHGFVSQNYPLLAVFITLIGLQFLMFAMLFDMQADKHNRIN, via the coding sequence ATGAATAATATAGTTCTAGCCAGTGGCATTTTGCCCGATTCAACAGCTGATATACAGGTAAGAGATAAAAAAACTGTTGGCATTATTTATCACCAGCTAAATTACCTGACCATCGGCAGCACTGTGTTATCAGTCAGGAATTATGTCGATGAAGTATACGTCATTGTAAACGGTGGAGACCCCCGGATAGTCTCATTGGCTACTTCTGCAGGAGCAAATATTGTTCATAAAGCGGAGACCCCCTATGTCAGGCTTATAAAAACAATTGCTACTGATAGTAAAGCTGACCTACTGATCGCTCTATATGGGGATGGGTCTCATAATCCAGATAAAATACCAGAATTTATCGATAATATTAATAAGGGATTTGATTTTGTCATCGGCCCGAAAACTTATACCTATGGGCATAATGTCAACGAGACGATCTTATACCTGAATAATAAAGGGCCGAGAACAGGGAATTCGGGCATAATCGCATGCTCGGTTAAATGTTTTGATAGAATAAAAACTGATTTTGTAATGGATATAAGCTCTGATATTTCTGAGCAACTTGCTGCAAGGTTCGAGAGCGCAGGCCTAATTATAAACCGGCTCGATTCAAATGGCGATGAGAACTTCGATCTATTTAGCCTGTATAAGATCGCTGTCGTAGTTCCTGCTTATAATGAAGAAATATTGATTGGCGAGACATTACAGGATATTCCCAAGTATGTATATCGTATATATGTAATAGACGACGGTAGTAAGGACTACACCTGGGATGTCATTAACTCCTTTAAAGATTCCCGCATCGTTCCTATCAAGCATGAAGTGAATAAGGGCGTCGGAGCTGCGATAATAACCGGATACAAAAGAGCTCTCCAAGATAATATGGATATTGTTGCGATTATGGCAGGGGATAACCAGATGGATCCTAAGCAGTTGCCAAGGTTATTGATGCCTATTATTGAGAGGGAGGCTGATTATACAAAAGGAAACCGGCTTATTAGCAAAGATTTCCGGCAGGGCATGAGCAAATGGAGATCCTTTGGTAATTTTATTCTCACGATGTTAACCAAGATCGCGAGTGGCTATTGGCATATTATGGACCCGCAGAATGGGTATACAGCAATATCCAGGCAAGCATTAGAATCAATGGATCTTGATACAGTTTATACTTATTATGGGTATTGTAACGACCTTCTCGTGAAGCTAAATACTTACGGCATGAGGACGGTGGATGTCGTAATGCCATCGAGATATGGGCGAGAGAGGTCAAAAATTAAGTATAGCCGATATATCCGTAAAGTATCTCCAATGCTGTTTCGTGGGTTCCTATGGAGATTGAAGACTAAGTATATATTGCTTGACTTTAATCCATTAGTTTTATTCTATGCGGCAAGCATGATAACGTTGCCAATTGGAGTATTTTTCTGCTTTTGGATATTAATTGTAAAAATCATGCATGGATTTGTCTCTCAAAACTATCCGTTACTTGCAGTATTTATTACTCTAATTGGGTTACAATTCCTCATGTTCGCAATGTTGTTTGATATGCAGGCGGATAAACATAATAGGATTAATTAG
- a CDS encoding UDP-N-acetylglucosamine 3-dehydrogenase gives MRVGVIGAGAMGQNHIRMYSQMPNVELVGISDIDNNRVNKLSKQFNTMGFTEYEELLKQDLDAVSIVVPTLLHKKVALAAINANTNLLVEKPISDTIENARTIVSAAQKENLTLMVGHIERFNPAVTKMKEIIDSGELGRVVSISARRVGPNNPRIRDVGVILDIGVHDIDIISYLYNSPATEVYAIAGSEIHPHEDHATIMLRFNDNRAGLVETNWLTPHKTRNFTVIGTEGVGYGDYIEEKVFIHDKDWIKEAKVEKKEPLRCELEGFIHSCKYGDAPLTTGEDGINALKTALAAVQSYKTSSAIEVSSVEGSSAIYEEKGKATS, from the coding sequence ATGAGAGTGGGAGTTATTGGCGCAGGAGCGATGGGGCAGAATCATATACGTATGTATAGCCAGATGCCGAACGTCGAACTGGTCGGGATATCGGATATCGATAATAACCGTGTGAATAAACTTTCAAAGCAGTTCAATACGATGGGCTTTACGGAATATGAGGAACTGCTTAAGCAGGACCTGGATGCAGTGAGCATCGTGGTGCCGACGCTGCTGCATAAGAAGGTCGCACTGGCAGCAATTAACGCTAATACTAACCTGCTTGTCGAGAAACCTATATCAGACACGATCGAGAATGCCAGGACAATCGTATCAGCCGCCCAAAAAGAAAATCTTACGCTCATGGTCGGCCATATAGAACGGTTTAACCCGGCGGTAACAAAGATGAAAGAGATCATCGACAGTGGCGAATTAGGCCGCGTGGTTTCAATTTCGGCTCGCCGTGTTGGCCCAAATAATCCGAGGATCAGGGATGTCGGTGTGATACTCGACATAGGCGTCCATGATATCGATATTATTTCTTATCTCTATAACTCTCCTGCAACCGAGGTCTATGCCATCGCAGGCTCAGAGATCCATCCGCATGAGGATCACGCAACGATCATGTTGAGGTTTAACGACAATCGTGCCGGCCTGGTGGAGACCAACTGGCTTACACCCCATAAGACGAGGAATTTTACTGTGATAGGCACGGAAGGCGTTGGGTATGGGGATTATATTGAGGAGAAAGTGTTCATTCACGATAAGGACTGGATAAAAGAAGCGAAGGTCGAAAAGAAGGAGCCGCTAAGATGTGAGCTCGAGGGGTTCATCCATTCATGTAAGTATGGTGATGCGCCATTGACCACAGGTGAAGACGGTATAAATGCTCTCAAGACTGCTCTTGCGGCGGTACAGTCATATAAGACAAGCAGTGCCATAGAAGTATCTTCTGTAGAGGGCTCAAGCGCCATCTATGAAGAAAAAGGTAAGGCTACGAGCTAA
- a CDS encoding DegT/DnrJ/EryC1/StrS family aminotransferase — translation MIPIAKPLIGQEEIDGVINVLRSGTIAEGPKVKEFEEAFAKYIGVKHAVAVNSGTAALHVSLLAKGIGKGDEVITTPFTFIATANSILYTGAKPVFADVEASTFNIDPEAIKNKITKRTKAIIPVDLYGHPAEMKAIMDIARDHNLSVIEDSCQAHGALYNGKMAGSFDIGCFSFYPTKNMTTSEGGIITSNDEKFIEKARMIKSHGSKVRYYHEMLGFNLRMTDIGAAIGLAQLKKIDAFNQKRIENAKYLTEKLSGTKGIIPPTIKPGCKHVFHQYTIRVTKDFGIPRDEVIQKLNQAGIGTGIYYPLPIHQQPFYKQLGYNGSYPVAEQLAKEVISLPVHPSISKTDIDFIMDTIRSI, via the coding sequence ATGATCCCAATAGCAAAACCATTGATAGGTCAAGAAGAGATTGATGGCGTAATAAATGTTTTAAGATCAGGGACTATTGCAGAAGGTCCAAAGGTCAAAGAATTCGAAGAAGCATTCGCAAAATATATCGGTGTTAAGCATGCTGTTGCGGTCAATTCAGGGACTGCGGCATTACATGTATCGCTTCTCGCAAAGGGTATAGGCAAAGGCGACGAAGTGATCACGACTCCTTTTACATTCATTGCCACGGCGAACTCTATCCTGTATACAGGTGCAAAGCCGGTATTTGCCGATGTCGAGGCCAGTACGTTTAATATCGATCCTGAAGCGATCAAGAATAAGATCACGAAAAGAACAAAGGCAATCATTCCAGTGGACCTTTATGGACACCCGGCAGAAATGAAAGCGATCATGGATATTGCCAGAGACCATAACTTATCGGTGATCGAGGATTCATGCCAGGCTCACGGTGCACTGTATAATGGTAAAATGGCCGGTTCTTTTGATATAGGCTGTTTTAGCTTTTACCCGACGAAAAACATGACCACCAGCGAAGGCGGCATCATTACATCGAACGATGAGAAGTTTATCGAAAAAGCACGGATGATAAAGTCGCATGGGTCAAAAGTAAGGTATTATCATGAAATGCTCGGCTTCAACTTGCGGATGACCGACATCGGAGCGGCGATAGGCCTTGCGCAGTTGAAAAAAATTGATGCATTTAACCAAAAAAGGATCGAGAATGCAAAATACCTTACCGAAAAGCTAAGTGGCACCAAAGGGATTATTCCGCCTACGATTAAGCCTGGCTGCAAGCATGTTTTCCACCAATATACAATTCGTGTTACAAAAGATTTCGGCATACCCAGGGATGAGGTCATCCAGAAATTAAACCAGGCGGGCATTGGCACGGGAATTTATTATCCATTACCGATACACCAGCAGCCGTTCTATAAACAGCTTGGTTATAATGGCTCTTATCCGGTCGCAGAACAATTAGCAAAAGAAGTGATCTCGCTTCCAGTTCATCCATCAATTTCTAAAACGGATATTGATTTCATAATGGATACAATAAGGTCGATATAA
- a CDS encoding N-acetyltransferase: MDNSCKFYGNNEIGGNCTILENVTIGYPSGNILSEIKAKNVPIDQYVFNGTIIGNNVLIRPNSTIYCDVVIGNNLRTGHNILVREQTRIGDNVLIGTNVVIDGNTQIGSNVSIQSNVYIPTNTTIEDHVFLGPCSVITNDKYPIRVKYDLKGAVIRKGASVGANATILPGVEIGEGAMVAAGALVTKDVPAWKLAIGFPAQVVELPDALKTINRI; this comes from the coding sequence ATCGATAATTCATGTAAATTTTATGGAAATAATGAGATCGGTGGAAATTGTACTATCCTTGAAAATGTTACCATTGGCTATCCAAGTGGAAACATTCTGAGCGAAATTAAGGCTAAAAACGTCCCTATTGACCAGTATGTTTTTAATGGAACCATAATCGGAAATAATGTGCTAATAAGGCCAAACTCAACGATCTATTGCGATGTAGTAATTGGTAATAACTTACGTACTGGCCATAACATCCTTGTTCGGGAACAGACTAGAATAGGGGATAACGTGCTCATTGGTACCAATGTGGTCATCGATGGAAATACACAGATAGGCTCGAATGTTAGTATTCAAAGTAATGTTTACATTCCGACGAATACGACAATTGAAGACCATGTTTTCCTGGGGCCGTGTTCAGTAATAACGAATGATAAGTATCCTATTCGTGTAAAATATGATCTAAAAGGTGCTGTTATAAGGAAAGGTGCATCAGTCGGTGCCAATGCTACAATTTTACCAGGTGTCGAGATAGGAGAAGGCGCAATGGTAGCTGCAGGTGCTCTCGTAACGAAAGACGTGCCTGCCTGGAAATTAGCTATCGGATTCCCTGCACAAGTAGTGGAATTACCTGATGCCTTAAAAACAATAAACCGGATATGA
- a CDS encoding ParB/RepB/Spo0J family partition protein: MHHWGLVCLKTRSKSNASDFLTIHIKRISIDPTHIRRNVKDIKELKSTIADVGLLQPILVRQTNRGYTVVDGARRLEALKELGIEELIIGKDVIVETAETEADEKFKQLIANVQREDINDIELGHAFVALNEGYGYQFKEMAEIIEKTPHYVAAKVGLAKRLVPVVQSMVISDWQSAKCSRNTSRSDIDDVVPGPYLMNVNVIEDIARLPAELQQAAYETIKDKEMDKKEALRYLKTIKEDAEVLKMADDVKGHMQACSEEDEGHEKELKRYLKKIDRDLEKLSVTIKAGNDIDRRKVVSALKALIERLNQLYSEVNNDPENKALV, from the coding sequence ATGCATCATTGGGGTTTGGTATGCTTGAAAACGCGCTCAAAAAGCAATGCATCGGATTTTTTAACTATCCATATTAAACGTATTTCAATTGATCCGACCCATATTCGCCGGAATGTGAAGGACATCAAGGAGCTAAAAAGTACAATAGCGGACGTTGGCCTGCTACAGCCCATCCTCGTAAGACAAACGAATAGAGGCTATACCGTCGTCGACGGGGCGCGCAGACTTGAAGCACTGAAGGAGCTAGGCATCGAGGAGCTTATTATCGGGAAGGATGTCATCGTCGAGACCGCGGAGACTGAGGCAGATGAGAAGTTCAAGCAGCTCATTGCCAACGTGCAGCGGGAAGATATCAACGATATCGAGCTCGGCCATGCTTTTGTCGCCCTCAATGAAGGGTACGGGTACCAGTTTAAAGAAATGGCCGAGATCATCGAGAAGACTCCGCATTATGTGGCTGCCAAGGTTGGGCTGGCTAAGCGGCTTGTTCCGGTAGTTCAGTCAATGGTCATAAGTGACTGGCAGTCGGCTAAATGTAGTCGGAATACATCAAGGAGCGATATTGACGATGTCGTGCCCGGGCCATACTTGATGAACGTTAACGTCATCGAGGATATAGCCCGCCTGCCGGCGGAACTTCAGCAGGCAGCCTACGAGACCATCAAGGATAAAGAGATGGATAAGAAAGAGGCGCTCAGGTATCTTAAGACTATCAAGGAAGATGCTGAGGTCCTGAAGATGGCTGATGATGTTAAAGGGCACATGCAGGCATGCTCGGAAGAAGATGAAGGGCATGAAAAAGAATTAAAGAGATACCTCAAGAAAATCGACCGGGATCTCGAGAAGCTGTCTGTCACGATAAAGGCCGGTAATGATATTGATCGCCGGAAAGTAGTATCTGCTCTTAAAGCGCTAATCGAACGATTAAATCAACTTTATTCTGAAGTCAATAATGACCCGGAAAACAAGGCTCTTGTATGA
- a CDS encoding metal-dependent hydrolase: MLFFGHIGITLGVFLVIFFIVKGNVDYRLVIIGSILPDIIDKPLYLLLYGTMPESGRFLGHTILFVLILIGLAIVVYRDRRYAGLFALPVAALLHIIQDEMWEAPRSLFWPLMGFDPKFKLNATFANSTIPERTIDYSASIIHSNSHNLYTYQTEFIGIIILSMFAFYYKLYVPANLKEFILHGTLNNNH, encoded by the coding sequence ATGTTATTCTTCGGGCACATAGGCATTACCCTGGGAGTCTTCCTGGTCATATTCTTTATCGTTAAGGGTAATGTGGACTACAGGCTCGTTATTATCGGCTCCATTCTGCCGGATATCATCGATAAGCCGCTTTATCTTTTACTCTACGGTACGATGCCCGAAAGCGGCAGGTTCTTAGGGCATACGATACTTTTCGTTTTAATACTCATAGGCTTAGCTATTGTCGTATATAGAGACCGGAGATATGCGGGATTATTCGCTTTACCCGTAGCTGCCCTGCTTCATATTATCCAGGATGAGATGTGGGAGGCCCCGAGGTCATTATTCTGGCCTTTAATGGGGTTTGACCCTAAGTTTAAGTTAAATGCCACGTTCGCCAACAGTACGATCCCGGAAAGGACCATTGACTATAGCGCCTCCATTATTCATAGTAATTCCCACAACCTGTACACGTATCAGACAGAGTTTATCGGGATTATTATCCTCTCAATGTTCGCTTTTTACTACAAATTATATGTGCCAGCCAACTTAAAAGAATTCATTTTACACGGGACACTCAATAATAATCATTAA
- a CDS encoding alpha/beta fold hydrolase — protein sequence MPIIKISDIDMYYEEHGEGEPLILISGYSADHTSWAHLIPVFSKKYRTIVFDNRGVGQTVIPDTPFTIDDMADDTAALLDALNIEKAHVIGVSMGGRIAQAIALRHPKKLKSLVLCSTTARVPPRTRFALGMMADALAKGNIGHEFHDMMMLSWTFSDRAFSSPEFMNRIRAGASSGRVRPLPANMVRQLQAGYQFDTSLRLGEIKTPTMVIHGNEDILFPISYGRELAAGIPGAKFVELQGAAHSAYLEAADRFVPAAMSFLAWVDASYP from the coding sequence ATGCCAATCATCAAAATCAGTGATATAGATATGTATTATGAGGAGCACGGCGAGGGCGAGCCTCTCATACTCATCAGCGGCTATTCGGCGGATCATACGTCCTGGGCCCATCTCATACCTGTATTCTCAAAGAAATACCGCACGATCGTATTTGATAACCGGGGCGTCGGGCAGACCGTAATACCAGATACGCCTTTTACGATTGACGATATGGCTGATGATACGGCAGCCCTCCTGGACGCCCTCAACATCGAAAAAGCGCATGTCATCGGCGTCTCCATGGGCGGCCGCATAGCGCAGGCGATAGCGCTCAGGCACCCCAAAAAGCTCAAATCCCTGGTCCTTTGTTCTACGACAGCGCGGGTGCCGCCTCGTACCAGGTTCGCGCTGGGCATGATGGCCGATGCGCTTGCTAAGGGAAACATCGGCCACGAGTTCCACGATATGATGATGCTATCCTGGACATTCTCCGACCGGGCATTCTCTAGCCCAGAATTTATGAATAGGATTCGTGCAGGCGCATCGTCGGGACGAGTTAGGCCTTTGCCGGCTAATATGGTACGGCAATTGCAGGCAGGCTACCAGTTCGATACCAGTCTACGACTTGGTGAGATTAAAACGCCGACCATGGTGATCCACGGTAACGAGGATATCTTGTTCCCGATAAGCTATGGCAGGGAGCTGGCTGCGGGTATCCCCGGGGCGAAGTTCGTCGAGCTTCAGGGCGCCGCACACTCGGCTTATTTAGAAGCAGCTGACCGGTTCGTTCCAGCTGCCATGAGTTTCCTGGCATGGGTTGATGCTTCATATCCTTAA
- a CDS encoding class I SAM-dependent methyltransferase yields MSSAAWDGQELAELYDRISDLQYESGRRLVEKMQVKKGDNVLDVGCGTGRLAFYIVGTVGPLGSVTGIDLSPHRIKVAEAKLNEKKYPNVCLMVGRGEDLSQFPDESFDRVCYSSVFHWVDDKKAAAEEAYRVLKHGGNIGITTVDKSHPFAMRKVFEKLFSEEPYAGKVDLMAQMSMLVDRNQLEQLLYDARFRRIDVDYIDKTVRYSSAEELINLMEASSFGNFLRDVPEELRARAREDMKKAMESMRTGKYIELPSKTMFVIASKPSL; encoded by the coding sequence ATGAGCAGTGCAGCGTGGGATGGCCAGGAGCTCGCGGAACTATATGATCGTATCAGCGACTTACAGTATGAAAGCGGGCGCAGGCTCGTAGAAAAAATGCAGGTGAAAAAAGGCGATAACGTGCTTGATGTGGGTTGTGGCACGGGACGTTTAGCATTTTATATTGTAGGTACTGTCGGCCCTTTGGGCTCTGTTACCGGGATAGATCTCTCTCCACACCGCATCAAAGTGGCCGAGGCTAAGCTTAATGAAAAGAAATATCCTAACGTGTGCCTCATGGTAGGGAGAGGTGAGGATCTTAGCCAGTTCCCTGACGAGAGCTTTGATCGTGTGTGCTATAGCTCGGTCTTCCACTGGGTCGACGATAAAAAGGCGGCGGCTGAAGAAGCTTACCGGGTGCTGAAGCATGGTGGCAACATTGGCATCACTACTGTTGATAAAAGCCACCCATTTGCCATGAGGAAGGTCTTTGAAAAACTCTTTTCCGAAGAGCCTTATGCCGGTAAGGTCGACTTGATGGCCCAGATGAGCATGCTCGTAGACCGTAACCAGCTGGAGCAACTATTATACGATGCCCGGTTCCGCCGCATCGATGTGGATTATATTGATAAGACTGTGCGGTATTCGTCCGCAGAGGAGCTTATTAACCTAATGGAAGCCAGCTCGTTCGGGAATTTTTTAAGGGATGTACCTGAAGAGCTGCGGGCCCGTGCCCGGGAAGATATGAAAAAAGCAATGGAATCGATGAGGACGGGGAAGTACATCGAGCTCCCGTCGAAGACGATGTTCGTGATCGCATCTAAGCCCAGTCTTTAA
- a CDS encoding nitrogenase component 1 translates to MDDDSIVFHGTLSQLLAKVESGEMIPKLQASHAPMCKFFTAYYVINGIRHVVPLVHGPTGCPLYMSDIVRTRECCEERGVPLEPTACTTLDESNVIYGGEGKLLEAVKEADKKYHPDLIVILSCCCSGIIGDDVESIAREAEEQVNCRVLALRSEGFGGDFRSGYEDAFKLIMELMEPPKKKVKGTVNILGARWGPTLTEFNEDMEEVKRLLGEMGVTINAVIAGGCTVDEIKRAREVELNASWCYDWGQKLGDIMQERFGIPYSKTGQPYGLRATKEWMLGIARPMGLEDKALEVIERETEQVQPYLDYLHEALNGKTAIIEISEFPGPIRALSLARMVEEFGAHPVVINVHPYTIKERMPSIKFLLETGVNPEIILTKGLFRLGSFRSSKETEDELEAIVRKYEDPIFFGNSARYPPCPVVNLTLLNPAFQPQYGFRGIKNIAALVRQALEYKDLPRSKLLRGMLYGPK, encoded by the coding sequence ATGGACGACGATTCCATCGTTTTTCACGGCACCTTAAGCCAGCTCCTGGCTAAGGTAGAATCGGGCGAGATGATACCCAAACTACAGGCATCGCACGCCCCCATGTGCAAATTTTTCACCGCTTATTACGTCATCAACGGCATCCGCCACGTGGTACCCCTGGTCCACGGCCCCACAGGATGCCCGCTTTACATGTCAGACATTGTCAGGACACGGGAATGCTGCGAAGAGCGCGGCGTCCCCCTCGAGCCCACCGCCTGCACCACCCTCGACGAGAGCAATGTCATTTATGGTGGAGAGGGAAAGCTTCTGGAAGCGGTCAAGGAAGCCGATAAAAAGTATCATCCAGACCTCATCGTCATCCTTTCCTGCTGCTGCTCAGGCATCATCGGCGACGACGTCGAGAGCATCGCCCGGGAGGCGGAGGAGCAGGTCAACTGCCGTGTACTGGCCCTCCGTAGCGAGGGGTTCGGCGGTGACTTCCGCAGCGGCTACGAGGACGCGTTCAAACTCATCATGGAACTCATGGAGCCCCCGAAGAAGAAAGTGAAGGGTACAGTTAATATCCTCGGCGCCCGCTGGGGCCCGACGCTCACCGAATTCAACGAGGACATGGAAGAGGTAAAAAGGCTGCTCGGCGAGATGGGGGTTACGATTAACGCGGTCATTGCCGGTGGATGTACCGTAGACGAGATCAAGAGGGCTCGAGAGGTCGAACTTAATGCATCCTGGTGCTATGACTGGGGACAAAAGCTGGGCGATATCATGCAGGAACGCTTCGGCATTCCCTACAGCAAGACCGGACAGCCCTACGGGCTCAGAGCTACGAAAGAGTGGATGCTCGGAATCGCCAGGCCAATGGGCCTTGAGGACAAAGCGCTCGAGGTCATCGAGCGAGAGACAGAGCAGGTGCAGCCGTATCTCGATTACCTGCACGAAGCCCTGAATGGGAAGACGGCCATCATCGAGATCTCCGAGTTCCCCGGGCCGATACGGGCTTTGTCCCTGGCGAGGATGGTCGAAGAGTTCGGCGCCCACCCTGTTGTTATAAACGTCCATCCATACACGATAAAAGAGAGAATGCCCAGCATCAAATTCTTACTCGAAACGGGCGTAAACCCCGAGATCATTCTTACGAAAGGACTCTTCCGCCTGGGAAGCTTCCGCTCTTCCAAAGAGACCGAGGATGAGCTGGAGGCCATCGTGCGGAAGTACGAAGACCCCATTTTCTTCGGGAACTCCGCCCGGTACCCGCCCTGTCCTGTTGTAAATTTAACGCTCCTGAACCCGGCGTTCCAGCCCCAGTACGGGTTCCGTGGGATCAAGAACATAGCCGCCCTGGTTCGGCAAGCCCTGGAGTACAAAGATCTTCCGCGCTCAAAGCTTTTGAGGGGGATGCTATATGGACCAAAGTAA
- a CDS encoding nitrogenase component 1 — protein sequence MDQSKQSRDDKCNDPYLRCAFNGAAQTALGVSRSALLAHSPQGCEYLVNNAFAWQECDYMETMTLCTKLCVDEIVHGGEDLLMRTIREAKDLKIDALFVLSACGPEIVGDDIVAVCEDMQPEVDFKLIPIQSPGFKGSQYDGIDIALDTMIKRLANDDGEKIPNSVCLIAPHANANPTWMADLEWVKQVLSEMGVKVVATLSHKTPLSDIENVPSAEASLILSHDAGQRAADYLSAKYGIEQVCKGMPLPIGMTNTQRWLNALGERFDAQKKAEKMVEEGERMVTATCRRKWPMARFFYRTPAAIVADATVGIPLVRFVTEEMEMTPELVALYSSRSSVRDMLEGELKELGLKPNVVYGTDVYKTRRGLMDVRPKIVFGSTIERHASEGLGVPYTVEVVRPMRQFRLINRAYFGYTGILNLFECVQNEWVLRWRSKDKRYEAKW from the coding sequence ATGGACCAAAGTAAGCAGTCGAGAGATGATAAGTGCAACGACCCCTATCTACGCTGTGCCTTCAACGGCGCCGCCCAGACGGCGTTGGGCGTCTCCCGATCAGCCTTACTGGCCCATTCGCCACAGGGGTGCGAGTACCTCGTGAACAATGCCTTCGCCTGGCAGGAATGCGACTACATGGAGACCATGACGCTATGCACTAAGCTGTGCGTTGACGAGATCGTACACGGCGGGGAGGACCTGCTCATGCGCACTATCCGGGAGGCTAAGGATCTCAAGATCGATGCGTTATTCGTGCTCAGCGCCTGTGGGCCGGAAATCGTAGGCGATGATATCGTGGCCGTATGCGAGGATATGCAGCCTGAAGTCGATTTCAAGCTTATCCCCATTCAGAGCCCGGGATTCAAAGGGTCACAGTATGATGGCATCGACATTGCGCTAGACACGATGATCAAGAGGCTGGCGAATGATGACGGTGAAAAGATACCCAATTCCGTATGCCTTATCGCTCCCCATGCGAACGCCAATCCGACATGGATGGCTGACCTGGAATGGGTAAAACAGGTCTTATCCGAAATGGGCGTCAAGGTCGTGGCCACGCTCTCGCATAAGACGCCGCTGAGCGACATCGAGAACGTACCATCGGCCGAAGCCTCCCTCATATTGAGCCACGATGCCGGCCAGCGGGCGGCCGACTACCTTTCCGCAAAATATGGCATTGAACAGGTCTGCAAAGGTATGCCTCTACCGATAGGGATGACAAACACGCAGCGATGGCTGAATGCGCTGGGTGAGCGATTCGATGCACAAAAGAAAGCCGAAAAGATGGTGGAAGAAGGCGAGAGGATGGTGACGGCAACGTGCCGCCGCAAGTGGCCCATGGCCCGGTTCTTCTACAGGACGCCGGCGGCGATAGTCGCAGATGCCACGGTAGGCATACCGCTCGTGCGTTTTGTCACCGAGGAGATGGAGATGACGCCCGAGCTCGTTGCCCTGTACTCCTCACGTAGCTCAGTCCGGGACATGCTTGAAGGAGAGCTAAAAGAGCTCGGGCTAAAACCGAACGTTGTATACGGTACAGACGTTTACAAGACGAGACGGGGCCTCATGGATGTAAGGCCAAAGATCGTCTTCGGGAGCACGATCGAGCGGCATGCCAGCGAAGGGCTTGGAGTGCCATATACCGTCGAAGTAGTGAGGCCAATGCGCCAGTTCCGATTGATAAACAGGGCATATTTCGGCTATACCGGGATACTGAACCTTTTCGAGTGCGTCCAGAACGAGTGGGTCCTCCGATGGCGCTCAAAGGATAAAAGATACGAAGCAAAGTGGTAA